From the genome of Toxoplasma gondii ME49 chromosome XII, whole genome shotgun sequence:
GGTGCGGGGATACGAGAGCCACGAAGACAAACCGCCACCCTCTCCTGCAGGTACCctcgaggagagcgaaaaggGAAAGCTTCTTGCCAACCTTCGTTTTTTGCTGTCCTTTGTCCTCGACACTCTCCGCGTGCCTCCTCAGAacgtgtttttctctgctaACAAATTGGCCGCTGGGCCGGTCATCGAGGTAAGCATACAGCAGCCGTGCTGCAAGAAATATGgtgtgtcttcctcgtttAATAGAGTAGTTTTGGCTTTTGTTTGGCTGGAGGGGAGACCGTTTCCCTTACTACACACCAGTGACTATAGCTGACAAGCCATACCTTCAGACCGTCTACCACTGCTTGCGGTGTCGGCAGTACAGTTCGCTATACACGTCGTAGAACCCCGGTTTTGACGGGCATTGCACAGAAACCTCACTGTGATGCAGCTGGCAAGTTCTCATACGGAAACAACGAAGGTTCACCTGTGCAGCATCATGTGTTTTGTTCCTCTGTTCTCAGCTCTGCAGTTTTGCTGACCTTCTTTTCAATGGAACAAATTCCTTCGGAGGATTAATTCTCATTGAACCGCTGCTGGTCCCAGACCTCGGCGGACGCAGTGGAGGTAATTCGATCGATCGTTCGCTCCAGTCTACTCGACTTTCTTTGCCAGTTAAATTATCTTTGGGTTCGGACAAAGGTGATAAGGAAAGAGGACCACCACCGTTTGTGGCTGAGAGCTTCACACTCAGTGCTCAAACAGAGACCAGCAGCGGGATGCCCTCTCCAGCGGCATCTAGTGTTGCAAGTGGCCCCGCTCCCTTGCCAGCAACACGTGGGAAAGGATATGTCAAGGAAACAGGTGCCACAACGGCAGCTGACACCAGTTCATCACAACGGGAACAGCCAGAAGGGGTAGACGGCCGCCGTCAAAGGGGCAAGTCGCCAACACGGGGTAGCGACGGTTTCAGCCAGGTGCGTCGGACCCAATTCccagagcaggaagaagactctAGGTCCCTCCGACGAGCAAGCTGCAGTGACAGCAGCATGAGCACACTGAGCCACAAAGCGGGACGGCTAGCCAGAGCAGAAGGTGGGAGGACTTGTGCTGGTGCCCCTTCGGTTTGTAGCAGCGATGTAGAGgctgcacagacacacaagaaCGCTGGAGAGAATTGTGGAGACGAGGTTGTGGCACTCATTATCGGTTCTGGCGACAGATTGGGGGCACCTAGAACCGAACAGACTGCTTCAGGGATCCGAAAGTCAGGTCATAAATTACAGTCAGGTCGACCCGTCGAGCACGTACACTCTCCGTTCGATCCTGACGTTCGTCTCAAGTCAGGGACTGCCTCTACTGCATCCTTTTCACAGTGCGACTCTTGTTCAGAATCCACTCCAGTTCTTGATGGAGGCTGTAAAAGTGACAGCAGGTCCGTTTCTTttgaaaaacagaaagtTGAGAAAAGGTCGTCGGCAAACATTGACACCTACTGTCCGCTCAGTACTGAACCACGGATGCAGTCAGATGTACAGAATGAATCTTCACTGCCGAGAACATGGGAGAGCCAATATGACGCGCTGATTAACAAGGACCAGAACGCTTCCGAAAATCAACGGTGCAACATATCTTTGCGATTTGGCGAATCTCGAAACGATCGACGTACCACTGAGGAGCACGAAGTTTCTCGCCACTCTGTCAGGGGGGACAGTGCGGTGTCGAAGGGTCCAACGATGCTGACAAATGAGCAGTTAGGGAGTGGGGACCAGGCACCACCAAAAGGAAAGGATGGTGCAGTGCCTGCTCACGAAATGCCGGCCACTGGCAGCAATGATCACAAAGCCGGTCATCCTGCAGCGGTTTACCGAGGGCGTCAGCCGGCAACGGGAAGTAGCACCTCTTCGCAGAGGTCCTTCGTCGGTGAGGATATTGTCACAGACGCAGAATCTGATGTCACTGCCAGTCATCGACCGAATAGTGATTCTCATGTCTCTTCAGAGGATACCCTGACTGATTCAGAGACGGACATTAGTCAGGATGAGAAGGAACAAGATGATGAAACGTTTATTTCGCTCGTTCGAAGTATTGGTAACTCGTGGGTAGCTCCTAGTGATAGTTTGGGGGACAGAGGACAGGATGTGCCTTTTTTCAGCCAAGTGAAGCAATTCCTTTCAAGCAGCTTCGCAGGTGATGTGACGGAACCCGAGGAAGGAGGACGCGTGGCAGCTATCGCACAGGCAGCCCGGGAAGGAAGCAAACGCCTGCGTcttgagagagacaagaaacgtGCTCAGGGGCTACCAGCTGCGTTTGGCATGAAGAAAGTGAGTGATCAATGAGACCTGTGCACTGACAGAATATGCGTGTGGCCGTCATGGCTGCGTTGAAACATTTTCAGGTTGCGCCATGTACGCGTTTAGTCAGCGCAGGCTCATAGAAATTATGGACTTTCATCAGTCGCGATTTTAGAAAGTCCTACCGCAGCAAGTGTTGTTTACCTAAACCCCTATTCGCACTTCCGAGGTGCGGGAGGTTTTGGAAAGGACAATTTTTCACAAGACGGTATTCACCGGCCTCGAGTTTTTAACATGTTACTCTGGATTACACTGTGGAATGTGCACGCTGTTGACTAGTGCTGCTTCCGTCTTTCGAGTTGCCTAAGCATTTGTAGACTTGATGCAAATATAACTCCTGTCCACGTCCATTCGTTTCCTGAATTCAGCAATGGGATATGAATTTTCCTGTTGCGTGACCACCTGGTGCTTCTGAACCTTCTGTTTTCCTGTGTCAGGCTGCTGCACATATTCGTGAAGTCTCGTGTCCTCTGTTGTTCATGAGGCGCGAGTTGTCGCTGCATATAAAGCCCTCCAGGACTCGTAGACGGGAGGCCGATATGTCCGATGCATCATTTGTTCTAGCAAGTGAAGGAGAAGTCTCTACACCGGATACTGCTTTTACCGACGTTACGAGTCAGTCACGGTCCGAAACCGAAGAGGATGAGTACGTTTTCTCTAAAGATATATCGAGTGTTGACAGTGATAGTTCTCTTGACAGTACAGCAGAGGAGGTATCAGGCCAGCCGCTGAACAGTGGAACCCAGGTTATGCCGACGCATGTTTTCGGGGGGGAACATCTCTCTCATAAAATGCAACAGACTGATGGCTTGCGGGGGCAAACGATGATGGAAAACCTTCTGTCCGCTCGCCAGACCCAGAAGCACCAGGAGAATAGAGAACGGCTCAGACAGAGACGTGAGGAGCgcaagcaagagagagaagcacggaGGAAAACACGAGAGCGTGCAGCGGCCTACGTGGAATCCCTGAGTGCTCGAGATAGGAAGGCACTAAagcaggaggaggcgagTGGCGAACGGGTTATTAAATTGCTATCAGACTGGGCACGATCAGCAGACAAAGAAACGGCAGTGTTCAGTTTCTACGACACGAGTTTTTACAAGGCGTTGAGCAGGTTCATTAACGAACCGCCGAGACAAAATTCCCGGCGTGGTCAGGTGTCCATGAACACCAGGCGGAGTAGCCTCACTCATGAATCTGCGGCAGAGTTGTTCGCCAAACGAGCGCAGCAGCATTTGACGGAAAGGCGGCGGGGTTCGGGGGGTCATCGGGGAAGTTCCGGACAGCGTCCTGACATGCTGGAAGGAATCTGTATCCCACTTCGTATGTTCGAAGTGCCACCCGCATACCGGCAGAGAGACGATGTGCGCAAGAACTCCCACGATAGCACGGACTCTGCGCAGGGAGATTCCTGGATATACAAGTACGGCCCAGCTTTTTAGCCGTTTGACGTTTTATGTTGATAACAGGGAAATGTCGGCAGTTGCTACGACAGCAGCAATAATTCCTGCTGACGCTCGTAGCGACATGGGCAGCACCTAGTTGCTAGCGGCATGTGCGGTTTCATAAGGGCGACACAACGCTGTGCTGCTGAAACTGTTGATGCTGCATCTCTGTAAATTCTTACGACAGCAAACTAGAGAGCTAGGCGGTACCGAGCTCCGGCTGGCACTACGTTCGATATGCAAGATACGAAGAGATTGCCGTGAGAAGGGAAGCCGGCAAGACGATGTTCTACCGGCTCGTTCTTTCGTTGTGTGTGCGTTATGTGCCTGCAGGGCAATATCTACTTATACTTCCTACTTTGATTTGCTCGGATCAAACTCGGGGAGAGAGTGATCGAGTTAACTTTAGCGGAAATGTCAAAGGAACGTCGTCCGATGGATGTGGTGGTTGCGTATGAGGACAGCGTTTGGCAAACGGATAGCCTTAATATCAGAACTGGTCTTGCAAAGGACCTTCTTAAGGCAGAAGATGTATTCTGCCCTGTTGCGGTACACTGCCGCGTACAAGAAACATTCTTTCGTCATAGTGGGTCCTGACATCGGGCATATATACGGTCACTTCTGCAGGGCTGTAGAAATCTGTCAGCATTGTACTGGAGACATGATGTATGATGTGGCCGAGTCGCGTGGGTATGTATCTGGTAAAGCTGCGACAGTGTACTGTGCAGTCGGTTGCGTGGACAGGAAGAACACTCCCGTTTAAAACCTTTGAGAAATGTTGACTCCATGGGTCTTTGCTTCCGTGGTACGTTCATGCAAGATCCCAGTTGTTGTCTGAAGTGAGGCGCCATAAGTGTGTTAGAACAAAGCAGATCGCAACGTACATCGGTAATCGTACCGTAGCCGTCGTATGCTGCTGGCACGGGCTGCAACTGTTAGAGACTGGGCGTGGCAGCAGGGATTTGCAAAGGAAACGCAGTAGTCAAAAAAGTCAGTTATTTCAGCCAAAAAGGTACATTTAAGTCTGCGTACTTTTCATTTGTGAAGTGAACAACATGATTATCTTTCGGCCACATCACGCAGTGTGGCGCTGCCATTGCTTGTGGGGTTTGCCTTTGTTTTGTGCAAGGCTTGCGAGCTAGCAAAAGTAGTCAACGCACAAACCACACGCAACTCGAGACCACTGTTACACGCGTCTCGGTCAACTCATACGTATAATTGTATGCATACACTGACGCAGAGGTGTCTACCGCGATAGCTGCACGAATTTGCAGGTACTGCTGTAGAGCAGCGGAGTAGCCATGACCATGTTGCGGGCACTGCACCTTACAGGGGGAAGCATTTCTGTCGCTGCTAGCGACTTCATGTATTCAGACGATAGTAATGCAGCGTTAAAACTGTTCCACTACATGAACAGGTGCTGCTGGGTGGATCTGGACTGCTTGGTACGCGGGTTTACCACACGTGCGTGAAGTTCGTCACCTATCCGCAGTGAAGCCTACTGTCCAGCGGTTTCTTATTCAGACTGCCACGAAGTTAGCATTCTGCCAAAAACCTTCCACTGGCGCCGGCGCAGTACCATAAAACGTGACAGCAGACAGGTACATGCTTTTAAGCTTTGACCGTGGTCAACGTATGCACTGTCTGCGGCCGTCCTAAACACGTACGATGCAAACGTGTAGGGCAACCAAGTGCAGATCGACTGTCGCGTATTCCCTTCGGCAATGGTTACATCAGCTCGCCACTGTTAGTTTCTTCGGGTAAGTTGATGCGCAGACTCTGTACACGGGGAAAAACCAAACTGCTGTCCACGTCTCAATGACTGCTCTATAAACATGCAGTCCGCGTCAGGTGGCACTTCCCGCTAATTATCAGAAACCGGTTTCATTGATATTTCTTTGGAGGCGATAACATACATAGCAtacgtctctcctctctacCGAAGAGCAACTTCCATACTGTTAGCTCTCTTTCTGCTACGAAAATATTACAAGAGTTGCCTCGCCGGTGTCGTCAAAAAAGTCGTCAGAGAATTTTACTCGCATCTTGCTCACGACACTAGttgcctttttctttcagaaGACGCCGTCGTATGATGTAAACCAATCATAGTCGTATTCCGCAGCCAGTGGATACCCTTTGATTGCGCCACGCCATCTCTACGGGGTCGGTAGGCTGGTCTCTTGAGCGGCCACACATTTGA
Proteins encoded in this window:
- a CDS encoding hypothetical protein (encoded by transcript TGME49_278600); protein product: MDTPPEGIHHLRKDEAAASPSSSRHISLSSASDFDQSDTLLTDAELASELSVVTRALRKPSNGSYCCKDFSGYLVFIPKDTIGSFVDTSSTFGSKSPSTPGGGPSSCFSSRRPSADVSLGGDKSRRWSERTREGAHLFSSGDRGNVEKAGVVFQPGEALFSMESYIPCLFYRWPSSTKLLIHVHSFDEDLGAVASMLKALHRRLRLNVLAMEFPGYGIMSSQDSFVPSPSEHMKEQADRGNSFSLLSAFLSTSDMDPSGAAPDEAGHRKVCRESLASQVFGAPGGGDKRLATEEAQLVRGYESHEDKPPPSPAGTLEESEKGKLLANLRFLLSFVLDTLRVPPQNVFFSANKLAAGPVIELCSFADLLFNGTNSFGGLILIEPLLVPDLGGRSGGNSIDRSLQSTRLSLPVKLSLGSDKGDKERGPPPFVAESFTLSAQTETSSGMPSPAASSVASGPAPLPATRGKGYVKETGATTAADTSSSQREQPEGVDGRRQRGKSPTRGSDGFSQVRRTQFPEQEEDSRSLRRASCSDSSMSTLSHKAGRLARAEGGRTCAGAPSVCSSDVEAAQTHKNAGENCGDEVVALIIGSGDRLGAPRTEQTASGIRKSGHKLQSGRPVEHVHSPFDPDVRLKSGTASTASFSQCDSCSESTPVLDGGCKSDSRSVSFEKQKVEKRSSANIDTYCPLSTEPRMQSDVQNESSLPRTWESQYDALINKDQNASENQRCNISLRFGESRNDRRTTEEHEVSRHSVRGDSAVSKGPTMLTNEQLGSGDQAPPKGKDGAVPAHEMPATGSNDHKAGHPAAVYRGRQPATGSSTSSQRSFVGEDIVTDAESDVTASHRPNSDSHVSSEDTLTDSETDISQDEKEQDDETFISLVRSIGNSWVAPSDSLGDRGQDVPFFSQVKQFLSSSFAGDVTEPEEGGRVAAIAQAAREGSKRLRLERDKKRAQGLPAAFGMKKAAAHIREVSCPLLFMRRELSLHIKPSRTRRREADMSDASFVLASEGEVSTPDTAFTDVTSQSRSETEEDEYVFSKDISSVDSDSSLDSTAEEVSGQPLNSGTQVMPTHVFGGEHLSHKMQQTDGLRGQTMMENLLSARQTQKHQENRERLRQRREERKQEREARRKTRERAAAYVESLSARDRKALKQEEASGERVIKLLSDWARSADKETAVFSFYDTSFYKALSRFINEPPRQNSRRGQVSMNTRRSSLTHESAAELFAKRAQQHLTERRRGSGGHRGSSGQRPDMLEGICIPLRMFEVPPAYRQRDDVRKNSHDSTDSAQGDSWIYKAISTYTSYFDLLGSNSGRE